A stretch of Spirochaeta cellobiosiphila DSM 17781 DNA encodes these proteins:
- a CDS encoding acyl-CoA dehydratase activase produces the protein MEKLVGIDVGSTTVKITVVDKESLEILHSRYERHNAEQGKTVQRLLIEAHSSFPDDEFKIAICGSAGQTFAKAINAFYIQEVVANTLAVKEQFPETRVAIELGGQDAKVIFFEYEEERRQLIASDMRMNGSCAGGTGAFIDQVAELLNIRTEEFNKYASKGKTLYDISGRCGVFAKTDIQPLLNQGVSKEDIALSSFHALAKQTIGGLAQGMTIKPKVIFEGGPLTFNPRLIEVFKERLGLSSNDVIIPPNPEILVAYGAALSLTSMYVDDANEYKKDEALKNLEDLVDKKHLVFQSVDELFFNSKEELKTFKDKHKLPEIPSYEPKKGEAVQAYLGIDAGSTTSKFVLINDKEEVLHSFYSSNKGEPISVVIDGLKELKKYYDSKGATLDILGVGTTGYGENLFAKALKADYHSVETVAHARAAQKYAPNVSFILDIGGQDMKAISLQKGIVSGIVLNEACSAGCGSFVETYARSLGVKVSDIADLAFEAKNPSRLGSRCTVFMNSSIITEQKNGKTSSDILAGICRSIIENVFTKVVRVSNWEQLGSTVMVQGGTFKNDAVLRSLEQYTGRNVVRAPYPGEMGAIGIALLTKEHVSNMKNMASTMGTQWQTHFIGFDGLKDFTYKKMPGVVCRFCTNNCMRTIVEFSDGTSYVTGNRCEKGEVIGDIKDKSIQKEVKSLDEKEKSVPDMLALQEKLLFKKYPFENYISSKGIRIGLPRTLDFWNSMPFWNALFSSLGFEVVLSDNSSYELFDKALPFVPSDTICFPAKLSHGHIESLCEKGVDAIFFPQMSRGEKENKQADSNFYCAVIQGYAMVTEKSNETLERFNIPIHRPLFHWFNHRIKVLQISEYFEEHFDIDSSVVKKAIKQADNVMDIYRKEMQLAGEKALAQMKKKGDFGVLIASRPYHVDPLINHNLSKHFTRQGIAVFTLDSLPNPHDVNLNGVRMETTINFHTRMVEAALQVARDNSLELVQIVSFGCGHDAVISDEMTRILRTSAKKEMLVLKLDEGEAVGPLNIRIKSFVETVKVRRSKDILPKAAEKIEELKDAFPIKFRKQDKKDKVIYIPNLSPAFSYCLSEILKGSGFMLESLPVAGNKAIELGKKYVHNDICYPAQINIGEFLAGLDSGDIDPKCAAMGVAKNCEDCRAGQYPLLARKALDEAGYPEIPVVTTGTDKKHMHPGFKLSIIHQIHILWGLTMIDGLEKMRRRIRPYEKHSGETNRIFDIYMKQVSQVVRKNKKRAMELFQQAIEAFNSIALIEEARRPRVGIIGEILMNYHPGANGHIEEYLENHGMEVVVPNMHDFFRKSHYITREMGKRKVSPNPVVDFMVSDVTGKIFDYVNSKIEKLMVKFKFHEGHSTIHQIAENIKDMIDVTYLGGEGWKIPGEIIEMEKEGVNSFIIIQPFGCLPNHITGRGFTKPLKKQLPHIQMLSLDYDPDTSFANIENRLQMLIINAKELEKNKANADK, from the coding sequence ATGGAAAAATTAGTAGGTATTGATGTAGGTTCAACAACAGTAAAAATAACAGTTGTTGATAAGGAATCCTTGGAGATTCTCCATTCCCGCTATGAAAGGCATAACGCAGAACAGGGTAAAACGGTTCAAAGATTGTTGATTGAAGCCCATTCGAGTTTTCCTGATGATGAATTTAAAATTGCTATATGTGGAAGTGCAGGTCAAACATTTGCTAAGGCTATTAATGCCTTTTACATTCAGGAAGTTGTAGCAAATACATTGGCTGTTAAAGAACAGTTTCCTGAGACACGTGTTGCCATCGAATTAGGTGGGCAAGATGCTAAGGTTATTTTCTTTGAATATGAAGAAGAACGTAGGCAGCTGATAGCCAGTGATATGAGAATGAATGGTTCCTGTGCTGGTGGTACGGGTGCTTTTATAGATCAGGTAGCTGAATTATTAAATATAAGAACAGAAGAGTTTAACAAATACGCCTCAAAAGGGAAAACCTTATATGATATATCTGGCCGTTGTGGTGTATTTGCTAAAACAGATATACAACCTTTACTTAATCAAGGTGTCAGCAAGGAAGATATTGCTTTATCTTCTTTTCATGCTTTAGCTAAACAAACCATTGGTGGATTAGCTCAAGGAATGACCATTAAACCAAAGGTTATTTTTGAGGGGGGACCTTTAACCTTTAATCCGAGATTGATTGAAGTATTTAAAGAGAGATTGGGCTTAAGTAGTAATGATGTTATTATACCACCGAATCCTGAGATTTTAGTAGCCTATGGTGCCGCTTTGAGTCTAACATCTATGTATGTAGATGATGCTAATGAATATAAAAAAGATGAAGCTTTAAAGAATTTAGAAGATCTTGTAGATAAAAAGCATTTAGTATTCCAAAGTGTTGATGAACTTTTTTTCAATTCTAAAGAAGAACTAAAAACTTTTAAGGATAAGCACAAATTACCGGAAATACCTTCCTATGAACCTAAAAAGGGAGAAGCTGTTCAGGCTTATCTTGGAATTGATGCTGGTTCTACAACAAGTAAATTTGTTCTTATTAATGATAAAGAGGAAGTTTTACATTCTTTTTATTCATCAAATAAGGGTGAGCCTATATCTGTTGTAATCGATGGACTAAAAGAATTAAAAAAATACTATGATTCTAAAGGAGCTACACTGGATATTCTTGGTGTAGGTACAACTGGATATGGTGAAAACTTATTCGCAAAAGCCTTAAAAGCAGATTATCATAGTGTTGAAACCGTAGCCCATGCAAGAGCCGCCCAAAAATACGCACCCAATGTTAGTTTTATTTTGGATATTGGTGGCCAGGATATGAAAGCCATTAGCCTTCAAAAGGGAATTGTCTCTGGTATTGTTCTCAATGAAGCGTGTAGTGCTGGCTGTGGTTCTTTTGTTGAAACCTATGCCCGTTCCCTCGGTGTAAAAGTAAGTGATATAGCGGACTTGGCTTTTGAAGCTAAAAACCCTAGCCGTCTTGGATCTAGGTGTACAGTTTTTATGAACTCAAGCATTATCACAGAACAAAAAAATGGGAAAACATCTTCAGATATATTAGCAGGGATCTGTAGATCAATCATTGAAAATGTTTTTACAAAAGTTGTTCGTGTATCTAATTGGGAGCAGCTAGGTAGTACAGTAATGGTGCAAGGTGGGACTTTCAAAAATGATGCAGTTTTGCGTTCTTTAGAACAGTATACAGGAAGAAATGTTGTTAGAGCTCCTTATCCTGGTGAGATGGGTGCCATTGGAATTGCATTATTAACTAAAGAGCACGTCAGTAACATGAAGAATATGGCTTCAACAATGGGTACTCAATGGCAAACACATTTTATTGGTTTTGATGGATTAAAAGATTTCACATATAAAAAGATGCCTGGAGTTGTTTGTCGGTTCTGCACAAATAATTGTATGCGAACAATTGTCGAGTTCTCAGATGGAACTTCCTATGTCACTGGTAATCGATGTGAAAAAGGTGAAGTAATTGGTGATATTAAAGATAAAAGCATTCAAAAAGAAGTTAAGTCTTTAGATGAAAAAGAAAAAAGTGTTCCTGATATGCTTGCACTTCAAGAAAAACTTTTGTTTAAAAAATATCCTTTTGAAAATTATATTAGTTCAAAGGGGATAAGAATTGGATTACCGAGAACCTTGGATTTTTGGAATAGTATGCCCTTTTGGAATGCTTTGTTTTCTTCTCTAGGTTTTGAAGTTGTCCTATCAGATAATTCTAGTTATGAATTATTTGATAAAGCACTTCCGTTTGTTCCATCTGATACCATTTGTTTTCCCGCTAAGTTATCCCATGGACATATAGAAAGTTTATGTGAAAAAGGTGTAGATGCAATATTCTTTCCTCAAATGAGCCGTGGTGAAAAGGAAAATAAGCAGGCAGATTCTAATTTCTACTGTGCCGTTATTCAAGGTTATGCAATGGTTACAGAAAAAAGTAATGAAACCTTAGAAAGATTCAATATTCCTATTCATAGACCTTTATTTCATTGGTTTAATCATAGAATTAAAGTGTTGCAGATATCAGAGTATTTTGAAGAACATTTTGATATTGATTCCAGTGTTGTCAAAAAGGCGATAAAACAAGCTGATAATGTTATGGATATTTATCGTAAGGAAATGCAATTAGCTGGTGAGAAAGCATTAGCACAGATGAAGAAGAAAGGTGATTTTGGAGTTTTAATTGCTTCTCGTCCTTACCATGTTGATCCTCTTATTAATCATAATCTATCAAAGCACTTTACAAGACAGGGGATAGCCGTATTTACACTGGACAGTTTACCCAATCCTCATGACGTCAATCTCAATGGTGTACGTATGGAGACAACTATTAACTTCCATACCCGAATGGTAGAAGCAGCCCTACAAGTGGCAAGGGATAACTCTCTCGAATTAGTACAAATCGTAAGTTTCGGTTGTGGTCACGATGCTGTAATATCAGATGAAATGACTAGAATCTTACGAACAAGTGCAAAAAAAGAAATGCTAGTACTAAAATTAGATGAAGGAGAGGCTGTAGGTCCTCTTAACATAAGAATTAAATCATTTGTTGAGACAGTCAAAGTTCGAAGATCTAAAGATATTCTTCCTAAAGCTGCAGAGAAAATCGAAGAACTAAAAGATGCGTTTCCCATTAAGTTTCGAAAACAGGATAAAAAAGATAAAGTTATCTATATTCCAAACTTAAGTCCGGCGTTTTCCTATTGTCTTTCAGAAATTCTAAAAGGAAGTGGATTCATGCTTGAAAGCCTTCCTGTCGCTGGAAATAAGGCTATAGAGTTGGGTAAAAAATACGTCCATAATGATATTTGTTATCCTGCACAGATTAATATAGGAGAATTCTTAGCTGGTCTTGATTCTGGTGATATAGATCCTAAGTGCGCTGCTATGGGTGTTGCAAAAAACTGTGAAGACTGTAGAGCAGGACAATATCCATTATTAGCAAGAAAAGCACTTGATGAAGCAGGGTATCCAGAAATACCTGTAGTCACTACAGGAACTGATAAAAAGCATATGCATCCTGGATTTAAACTATCAATAATACACCAAATCCATATTCTATGGGGTTTAACAATGATTGATGGTCTGGAAAAAATGAGAAGACGAATCAGACCTTATGAAAAACATTCTGGTGAAACTAATCGAATCTTTGATATTTATATGAAGCAAGTATCCCAAGTGGTTAGGAAGAATAAGAAACGGGCAATGGAGCTATTCCAACAAGCTATTGAAGCCTTTAATTCGATTGCCTTGATTGAAGAAGCCAGACGACCACGTGTTGGAATAATTGGGGAAATCCTCATGAATTATCACCCAGGAGCTAATGGTCATATAGAAGAATATTTGGAAAATCACGGTATGGAAGTTGTTGTACCTAATATGCATGATTTCTTTAGAAAATCTCATTATATTACACGGGAAATGGGTAAGAGAAAGGTGTCTCCCAATCCTGTTGTTGACTTTATGGTTAGCGATGTTACTGGTAAGATTTTTGATTATGTAAACTCTAAGATAGAGAAACTCATGGTTAAATTTAAATTCCATGAGGGGCATTCAACAATTCATCAGATTGCAGAAAATATTAAGGATATGATTGATGTAACCTACTTAGGTGGTGAAGGTTGGAAAATACCCGGAGAAATCATTGAGATGGAAAAGGAAGGGGTAAATTCCTTTATCATTATTCAGCCTTTTGGCTGTTTACCTAATCATATAACAGGTAGAGGTTTTACAAAACCTCTTAAAAAACAGTTACCACATATCCAAATGTTAAGTTTGGATTATGATCCAGATACAAGCTTTGCCAATATAGAAAACCGGCTTCAAATGTTAATAATTAATGCCAAGGAACTGGAAAAAAATAAGGCAAATGCCGACAAATAG
- a CDS encoding FAD-dependent oxidoreductase produces MKYVIVGGVAGGATTAARLRRNDENAEIILLEKGEYISYANCGLPYYLGQVITDRERLFVQDPQSFNAMLNVTVKINSEVIKVVPAEKKVIVRNLLTQEEYNESYDKLVLSPGANPVIPPIPGIRDDKIFTVRNVVDTDAVTEYIKVNSPKHAVIVGAGFIGLEMAENLHSRGMKVTIVEMSEQVMTMLDYEMAALVHQHLKTMGIEFYLKDGVSSFNSKGDLIDVNLASGRSISADLVILSIGVKPDAKLAIESGIEIGNRGGIVVNKYLQTNNKDIYAVGDAIEYPNPITGLPTLANLAGPANKQGRICADNIVYGEHKEYIGSIGTAVAKIFELTVASTGCSEKQLQRDRIEYQCCHTHSSSHAGYYPGAMPLSVKLLFSPVDHRVLGAQIVGYKGVDKRIDMIATTILHKGTIESLEEIEHAYAPPYSSAKDPVNIAGFVAENLLNNRTHHISWKELLKENSEQIFLVDVRLPDEFHLGSINGAINIPLQQVRDRISEFPVDKKIILFCGVGLRAYMAERILIGHNFTNVYNLDGGMKTYEHAVSKQSNEDIYANDYIDKDDHIYQKESPKIPSIDTATIEIDACGLQCPGPIMKLKENLDKLTAEQTLKEKANDPGFEKDVVSWCKMTGNELVNLDKENGIITAVIKKKEQQTKEPAHFVKTGGTNTTLIVFSDDFDKALASFVIANGAAASGKEVTMFFTFWGLNVIKKYKKVKTKKTLISKMFGIMLPKNSKKLSLSSMNMGGMGTNLMRGIMKRQKIDSLEQMIQNAMTNKIKFVACQMSMDVMGVDKAELLDGVEVGGVATMLEKADTSAGTFFI; encoded by the coding sequence ATGAAGTATGTAATTGTTGGAGGTGTTGCTGGTGGAGCTACCACTGCAGCACGGTTAAGACGAAATGATGAAAATGCAGAAATCATTCTTCTAGAAAAAGGTGAATACATCTCTTATGCCAATTGTGGCCTTCCCTATTACTTAGGACAAGTAATAACAGATAGAGAACGTTTATTTGTTCAAGATCCTCAATCTTTCAATGCGATGTTAAATGTTACAGTTAAAATTAATTCCGAAGTGATCAAAGTTGTTCCTGCTGAAAAAAAAGTAATTGTTAGAAACCTACTTACCCAGGAAGAATACAATGAAAGTTACGATAAATTGGTTCTGAGTCCTGGAGCTAATCCTGTAATACCACCCATTCCAGGAATTCGGGATGACAAAATATTTACAGTACGAAATGTTGTAGATACAGATGCAGTTACTGAATATATCAAAGTGAATTCTCCTAAGCATGCTGTCATTGTTGGTGCCGGTTTTATTGGATTAGAAATGGCTGAGAACCTACATTCCAGAGGTATGAAAGTAACTATTGTTGAAATGTCAGAACAGGTTATGACAATGCTAGACTACGAAATGGCAGCTTTAGTCCATCAACATCTAAAAACAATGGGTATTGAGTTCTATTTAAAAGATGGAGTTTCTAGCTTCAACAGCAAAGGAGATCTAATAGATGTTAATTTAGCCAGTGGTCGCTCCATCTCTGCAGATTTAGTTATTCTAAGTATTGGTGTTAAACCTGACGCAAAATTAGCTATTGAATCAGGAATAGAGATTGGGAACAGAGGTGGAATTGTAGTTAACAAATATTTACAAACAAACAATAAAGATATATATGCTGTGGGAGATGCCATAGAATATCCTAATCCAATAACTGGTTTACCTACATTAGCTAATCTAGCAGGACCAGCTAACAAACAAGGAAGAATATGTGCTGATAATATAGTTTATGGGGAGCACAAAGAATACATAGGCTCTATAGGGACGGCTGTAGCTAAAATCTTTGAATTAACAGTAGCGTCAACAGGATGTTCAGAAAAACAATTACAGAGAGACCGCATAGAATATCAATGTTGTCATACTCATTCATCTAGTCATGCGGGATATTATCCAGGTGCGATGCCATTAAGTGTAAAACTATTATTTTCACCAGTAGATCACAGAGTATTAGGAGCTCAAATAGTCGGCTACAAAGGTGTTGATAAAAGAATAGATATGATTGCTACAACCATACTTCACAAAGGAACAATCGAAAGCCTGGAAGAGATAGAGCACGCATATGCCCCTCCCTATAGTTCAGCAAAAGATCCCGTGAATATAGCAGGTTTCGTAGCTGAGAACCTATTAAATAATAGAACTCATCATATCTCATGGAAGGAATTACTAAAAGAAAACTCAGAACAAATCTTCTTAGTTGATGTTAGGCTACCAGACGAATTTCATTTAGGTAGTATAAATGGTGCTATCAATATTCCATTACAGCAAGTTAGAGATCGAATTAGCGAATTCCCTGTGGATAAAAAAATTATACTCTTTTGTGGTGTAGGATTAAGAGCCTATATGGCAGAGAGAATTTTAATTGGTCATAACTTTACTAATGTCTATAATCTAGATGGTGGTATGAAAACCTATGAACATGCAGTAAGTAAGCAAAGTAATGAAGATATTTACGCCAATGATTATATTGATAAAGATGATCACATATATCAAAAAGAATCACCCAAGATTCCTTCCATTGATACTGCTACCATCGAAATAGATGCCTGTGGACTGCAATGCCCCGGTCCTATTATGAAATTAAAGGAGAATCTTGACAAATTAACAGCAGAGCAAACATTAAAAGAAAAAGCTAATGATCCAGGATTCGAAAAGGATGTCGTTAGTTGGTGCAAAATGACAGGAAATGAACTAGTCAATCTAGATAAAGAAAATGGTATCATAACAGCTGTTATAAAGAAAAAAGAACAACAAACCAAAGAGCCTGCCCATTTTGTAAAAACCGGAGGAACAAATACAACCCTGATAGTATTCAGTGATGACTTTGATAAGGCACTAGCATCTTTTGTCATCGCTAATGGAGCAGCTGCGTCTGGTAAGGAAGTCACAATGTTCTTTACCTTTTGGGGACTAAATGTGATAAAAAAATATAAAAAAGTTAAAACGAAGAAGACCCTTATAAGCAAAATGTTTGGGATTATGCTACCTAAAAACTCTAAGAAATTAAGTTTATCTAGTATGAATATGGGCGGAATGGGAACAAATCTAATGCGTGGGATTATGAAAAGACAAAAAATAGATTCACTTGAGCAGATGATTCAAAATGCTATGACTAACAAGATAAAGTTCGTAGCCTGCCAAATGAGTATGGATGTAATGGGTGTGGACAAAGCGGAACTACTTGATGGCGTTGAAGTTGGAGGAGTGGCAACAATGCTGGAAAAAGCAGATACCAGTGCAGGAACTTTCTTCATATAG
- the cmoB gene encoding tRNA 5-methoxyuridine(34)/uridine 5-oxyacetic acid(34) synthase CmoB, producing MKEIFDHFVNSYLDTQYPEEYGFRCLDQIRKARQEASVKLTRPHTEKWFKTFINMPDFVPSSVDFSSSIIRFGDKNDIDDNQSSLVLQSLKDLIPWRKGPFEYFGHRIDAEWRSDLKWQRLIECGLPHLEDKIIADIGCNNMYYMYRMLHQNPALVVGFDPMDKYFFFNEFNKKFYNDPRLVFELLGIEDFPLFESFFDVVFFMGIIYHRRNPVDSLQALLKGMKKGGVCFLETIGIPGAEPHFLFPEGRYMKAPGYWFLPTWKGMESMMKRVGFRNVVTLDVSPTTLDEQRKTEWIDTQSLDDFLDPDDPKKTIEGYPAPVRFLIRGEK from the coding sequence ATGAAAGAAATATTTGATCACTTTGTAAATAGTTATTTAGATACACAATATCCAGAGGAGTATGGTTTTCGTTGTTTAGACCAGATTAGAAAAGCTAGACAGGAAGCTTCTGTTAAGCTAACAAGACCTCATACTGAAAAGTGGTTTAAGACTTTTATTAATATGCCTGATTTTGTCCCTTCGTCAGTAGATTTTTCTTCTTCGATCATCCGCTTTGGTGATAAGAATGATATTGATGATAATCAGTCTTCTCTTGTTTTGCAGTCCTTAAAAGATCTTATACCTTGGCGAAAAGGTCCATTTGAATACTTTGGTCATAGAATTGATGCAGAGTGGCGCTCTGATTTGAAGTGGCAAAGATTAATAGAGTGTGGTCTCCCCCATTTGGAAGATAAGATCATTGCAGATATCGGTTGTAATAACATGTATTATATGTATCGTATGCTTCATCAAAATCCAGCTTTAGTCGTAGGATTTGACCCCATGGACAAATATTTCTTTTTTAATGAATTCAATAAAAAATTCTATAATGATCCTCGATTGGTTTTTGAATTATTGGGAATAGAAGATTTTCCCCTCTTTGAATCTTTTTTTGATGTTGTCTTTTTTATGGGCATTATATATCACCGTAGGAATCCAGTGGACAGTTTACAAGCTTTATTAAAAGGAATGAAAAAGGGGGGTGTTTGTTTTCTTGAGACTATTGGTATTCCTGGAGCTGAACCGCATTTTCTTTTTCCTGAAGGACGATATATGAAGGCTCCTGGTTATTGGTTTTTACCGACATGGAAGGGCATGGAAAGTATGATGAAACGAGTAGGGTTCCGTAATGTAGTCACATTAGATGTATCTCCCACAACTTTAGATGAACAGAGAAAAACAGAATGGATTGATACCCAATCCCTAGATGATTTTCTAGATCCTGATGATCCAAAGAAAACGATTGAAGGTTACCCCGCACCAGTTAGATTCCTAATACGGGGTGAGAAGTAA
- the cmoA gene encoding carboxy-S-adenosyl-L-methionine synthase CmoA, giving the protein MDKSDCIYDTPLKNVPPFEFNSKVAHVFDDMALRSIPFYSEVQSMIATYGRIFYRQDTAIYDLGCSTGTTLLSLYHSLKDAGHDKFKLIGLDQSAAMCEEAKEKFNKAEVEEASVDIRNEDILTAKIENASVIVLNYTLQFIDPLLREEILKHVYNGLTHNGILLVSDKMLQSSTDISRIFVDYYYAFKRSNGYSDMEISQKREALENVLIPYTVKEEQELFYSCGFNSVDIFFSWNNFTSFICMKK; this is encoded by the coding sequence ATGGATAAATCTGATTGTATATATGATACACCTTTAAAAAATGTACCCCCCTTTGAATTTAATTCTAAAGTTGCTCATGTTTTTGATGATATGGCTCTAAGAAGCATTCCTTTCTATTCAGAAGTGCAAAGCATGATAGCTACATATGGACGAATATTTTATAGACAAGATACGGCGATCTATGATCTTGGTTGTTCCACAGGGACTACTTTGTTAAGCCTCTATCATAGTTTGAAAGATGCTGGGCATGATAAATTCAAATTGATTGGTCTCGATCAATCTGCTGCAATGTGTGAAGAAGCTAAAGAGAAATTCAATAAAGCCGAAGTTGAAGAAGCTTCTGTGGATATTCGTAATGAAGATATTCTCACTGCAAAGATTGAAAATGCTTCCGTTATTGTTTTAAATTACACTTTGCAATTCATCGATCCTTTACTTAGAGAAGAAATCCTGAAGCATGTATATAATGGATTAACTCATAATGGGATATTGTTAGTAAGTGATAAGATGCTTCAATCTTCAACAGACATAAGCAGAATATTTGTTGATTATTATTATGCTTTTAAAAGATCAAATGGTTATTCTGATATGGAAATTAGCCAGAAAAGAGAGGCCTTAGAGAATGTTCTGATTCCGTATACAGTTAAGGAGGAACAGGAATTGTTTTATTCTTGTGGGTTTAATTCTGTTGACATCTTTTTTAGTTGGAATAATTTTACCTCCTTTATATGTATGAAGAAGTAG
- a CDS encoding DUF6935 domain-containing protein, protein MRYKLGLKEGLTLLFVLFCTIKGFSDETPIIVEIPGIPTNLDSFLALRDRLSLSPEGGASMFIVSMVMYTQNQNLGQEAFTISLDRFNLVTDPSGYKGYSPSQTFMLRAKNYLEPRPYIAFSYLMGTSPESRYVLPKKPYKIMYSTNAYSYISDTEVKLFVHSTGSETPRPIVLKKNNRGLWKVKSHSLFLGVLAPTELVDDDL, encoded by the coding sequence TTGAGATATAAATTAGGATTAAAAGAAGGTCTGACACTGTTGTTCGTGTTATTTTGTACTATAAAGGGATTTTCAGATGAAACTCCTATTATAGTAGAAATACCGGGCATACCGACCAATCTAGATAGCTTTCTGGCTTTAAGAGATAGATTATCTCTATCACCAGAAGGTGGGGCCTCGATGTTTATTGTATCGATGGTAATGTATACTCAAAATCAAAACTTAGGACAGGAAGCTTTTACTATCAGTCTGGATAGGTTCAACCTGGTAACTGACCCTTCTGGATATAAGGGGTACAGTCCTAGTCAAACTTTTATGTTACGTGCTAAAAACTATCTTGAACCGCGTCCTTATATTGCTTTTAGCTATCTTATGGGGACTAGTCCGGAAAGCCGGTATGTTCTTCCTAAAAAACCTTATAAAATTATGTATAGTACAAACGCATACAGCTATATTAGTGACACAGAGGTGAAGTTGTTTGTCCATTCTACTGGTTCTGAAACCCCCCGTCCTATTGTTCTTAAAAAAAATAATAGAGGTCTGTGGAAAGTAAAAAGCCATAGTTTATTCCTTGGTGTCCTTGCTCCTACTGAACTTGTTGACGATGACCTATAG
- a CDS encoding AEC family transporter, with the protein MFYSTFESVFTLFVLIVLGYYLRKKNVFDGDITRGMIQLLLHYTLPAMIFVSMLQSNSKDMLNQSIEMFVLSVIAYVFFGIAALVFTFVLKAPEEDKGVYRFCFLFSNVGFMGYPVIEAVLGEKGVFYAAIFNIPFNFLAFSLGVLLLTKGKSEGQLFSWKILISPPLVATFIGFIFFITGFTLPEFILKPIDLIGSITTPLSMITIGSLLAVLPVRDIAKEWRLFVATVIRLLLIPFTLWLILRPWFSGVSLYIPIIVSAMPAAANAPILSEKYGGKGSLASQFVFVSTLFSLITIPIWSYLLLK; encoded by the coding sequence ATGTTTTACTCAACTTTTGAATCTGTTTTTACTTTGTTTGTACTCATAGTCCTGGGATATTATCTTAGGAAAAAAAATGTATTTGATGGAGATATCACGCGGGGAATGATTCAATTATTACTCCATTATACTCTCCCTGCAATGATATTTGTTTCCATGCTTCAATCAAATAGCAAGGATATGCTCAATCAAAGTATTGAGATGTTTGTTTTATCTGTTATTGCTTATGTCTTTTTTGGGATTGCTGCATTAGTTTTTACTTTTGTTTTGAAAGCACCAGAAGAGGATAAAGGGGTATACAGGTTTTGTTTTTTGTTTTCAAATGTTGGATTTATGGGATATCCTGTCATTGAAGCTGTCTTAGGAGAAAAGGGTGTCTTCTATGCTGCAATTTTCAATATTCCTTTTAATTTCCTTGCCTTCTCATTGGGTGTTTTATTGTTAACTAAAGGAAAGAGTGAAGGACAATTATTTAGTTGGAAAATCCTAATAAGTCCCCCCTTAGTAGCGACATTTATAGGTTTTATCTTTTTTATCACAGGTTTCACTTTGCCAGAGTTTATCCTTAAACCTATTGATTTAATAGGGAGTATTACTACACCTCTCTCGATGATTACAATTGGCTCCTTATTGGCAGTTCTACCTGTGCGAGATATAGCCAAGGAATGGAGATTATTTGTAGCAACTGTAATTAGGTTACTTTTGATCCCCTTTACTTTATGGTTGATTTTGAGGCCTTGGTTTAGTGGTGTTTCCTTATATATCCCTATTATAGTATCTGCTATGCCAGCAGCAGCTAATGCTCCCATTCTCAGTGAAAAATATGGGGGAAAAGGTTCTCTTGCTAGTCAGTTTGTATTTGTGAGCACTCTTTTTTCATTGATCACAATTCCAATTTGGAGCTATTTACTGTTAAAATAA